The Anastrepha ludens isolate Willacy chromosome 2, idAnaLude1.1, whole genome shotgun sequence DNA window cgccatctgttgtaaaaccgcacgaacttattcatagtccatatGGTGTCGGCAACGTAGTTATTTGGAAAGCTATTACGGCATCTGTAGTTGAAGGGATAGCACAAATTGAGGGTAACTTGGATGGATCATAATTCGAAACCTTCGTTCTATAATTTGGAGTTTGATGCAGGTTGAATTTTTCAACAGGATAACGATTCAAGAACACGGCACATCATATTGTTAAGGAATGGCTGCTTTACTATGCACCAAGGCAATTAATTTACACAACACCGCAAAGCCcagaattaaatattattgaaaatataatagaatGGAAATTTTGGAAcgcgaaattagaaaaaaaatcaaattactaGCGTGAAAAAACGTTATATAACCCTGGACTTTTGCGCTTCATAAAGGACTATGCATAGCCAGTTCTGCTATATGGCATGGAAATATGGACCATAAATTGGCGGGCATGAACAGACTGGAAGCATTTGAAATGTGGCTTATCCGGATATTACTTAAAATACCCTTTAACGTTTCAGAGCATGTCGGTGCTCTATGAAcctcgcgaacagattttttttttttcaaaataattaaatttcctcaatttggaaacgttgttctggcgttaaacgtttTATGTTGACTTGCCAAGCCTTACTGACCAACGCAGTTTGCCATTCTGAGCTGTgtaaccatagttatcgatatcgatagttctgaTTAACGCTTCACTAGACGGGGCTAGTTTATTGGGGTGGCAGCCTTTGGTCGCAAAAAACCAGAGTcgttctggtaacgtagaactggctaccatgggaatgatgctgaagcacctaggtccattgggagtaggacAAGTGGAAAGTAGGGCGAGTGGCCCCGCTAccgaaacctgggaaacccgccaaccaagaggaatcttatcggccgatatcTCTTTTTTCCCTAGTAGGGAAAACACTTGAAGCCCCCTACTCCCACTGTTCACGAAACATCTGGCTTCAGCCCAacatcagcatggtttccgacgagtgcacagcactcaccgtcatCAACGCCCAGATGAACCGCTGGCTTAACCAAAATCACCCTTGCGAGAGGACtgccctagtagcgttggacttgaagaaggctttcgatattGTCAGCTATTTCACGCTACTGGATGACTTTTTCAGTCAACACTCCCGCCAgcgctgaagaggtggtccgccaactatctgagcggtcgtcactcgtcagtgatttttagAGACCATACATCCAAGCAGAGAAAGATCAAGCAACATTGTCCGCATGGTGGTGTCCTTTCAACCTTTCTGTTCAACTTCTATCTATCTAAGCTCCCCCGACCACCAGAATCACTCTCCTTGGTCTCACCCAACATTTTGagtgtaaccttcgacagtttgctctccttctctgcgaacacaaccgcaattgccacccTTCAATAcctacacaacgaggcacagatgctcccAGTAAAGGAGTACAATAAACtactcagcaaacagtttctgctTAGGTGCTACCGagggtttcacccttgcagacacctgttCGAGCCAGAACCGCCTCCCAGTCACGCCAGAAGACACCTCCTCAATTACGCCACcaagatccaggacaaaacgaacagacatctactggaccagacagtgtttagacagacaataaacgacattcagcGGGAGAgcatcaccaccttcttaagctcccgatcaccgaatgccgtaatcggagtccaaccagcatctacagcagatgaagagctccaacttccccgtgagactcgcgtaacactggcacaatttcGTGCCGGATATAGTTGCAGGTGAAACTcgtacttatccagaattgaccccgacataccaaatatatgtcctgcatgtgaaggcaccccgcgcGACACTTACCACATTTTCATATGCCCCTCAAAactcactcatctaacacccctttccctctggacccaacttgtcgaaacagcatgtttcctgggccttcctttagatgagttagacgaagatgaccggtgatatacactacactgacagggtttgTATTACTGCTAATTTATGTTTGGCTTATTTGTACTAGTACTTGATGGAAGAACTGAGAGAGGAGGCGAGTGTGTAGTTATGctgagttattattattattttatttccgaCTATTGTCTTATTAAGCAATACAGCTTCTTCTTATTGATAGTAAGTTTGTCAAGCTCACTTGTGTAGTATTTAGAAGATCGTAAGACAAGCAGAgtgtatttttaattgttatttaaCTAGTCGCGCTTTAATGTCTTATACCCATTTCTTACTCTTATCTtgcattcacattttttttttttcacttttgctttGCCTTCGCCTGTAGATTCCCATCATGAATCGCAATCAATTGGAAGAGGGCTTTCTGCGGAAACTCAACATCAAATGCAGTCAAAGGGACAATCATTCGTGTATGATGCTCAAACTGATTGTCTACATGAATCGAATATTCAAAAAGTCTTCCATCgagataaatgaaaatttaaaagtctCACAAAATAGGTAAGTAATCATTTAATATATAGTAAAAGTAGAGTAGGAATGGTAggcgattgcaaaaaaatgagCACTTATTAGAAAGcctacagcagcagcagcaaaaaacCGCACGACAATGAATTATCCAGttcacaaaacaaataacaataagaaaaaaGCACGCACACTTACACTTTTTATCTACCATTGCAGAGACATCGACTCCATACCGGATGATCCCGATGATGATTTACTGTTGGCGCGTTCAATTGAATCCGACGATGAGACGCTCGGTCTATTGGTGGCcggaaaaatttggaaatttataCGCTCACGTACGCTACGCTATAAATTCTCCGATAATGCAGACTTTGTGCTCACCACCGAACCCAAAGGTAATTTGAACTTTGGCGTGTCCGTCAGTCCAGTGGATGCGCTCGAAGAGGGACGtgggaaaatgaaaaatatgggtCCAATGTTGATGGTAATGATGGCCAAGGCGGGCATGGTGGGTGCCATCATGCTCAAGGGCCTATTCCTGCTGGCAGGAAAAGCGTTAATAGTCTCCAAAATTGCGTTGCTCTTGTCGGTGATAATCGCTTTGAAGAAGTTGCTATCACAGAAGAAACACGTAGTAGAGATACCACATCACGACACGTACAGTTCGGGTTGGGCGCGCGCATTGGATGGTTTTATTGAGGGCATGGCTGAGGTGCCGGCACAGATAATAGCACAGGAGGCGCAGGATATGGCATACAATGGACAAATGCCAACGAAGGAGATCCATTAAGGGGAGTCGATAGCCAAAAGATGAGAGAAATGATGtggtacaaataaacaaatatttatgaataagaaaatagaaaaattcaatgCAAATGAGTAAATACTTTTTAATGCTGTAGAGTGGGTGAATGAgaactacaaaaaacaaaaaaaaaaaaaacaaacaaaaaattttaaataatgttaaataatgaaaaaaaaagaatacaaaaatgtatgcaaaaaagAATGCAACAGGGGAGCGCAACGCAAAGAAATGCAAAAGGGGAGCGCAACGCAAAGAAGTGCAAAAACTAGGAGTGCAAAAAAACGGTatgcaaaaaataatgcaaaaaaggGAGTGCAACAAaagaagtgcaaaaaaaaaaggagttcaaaacaatgttttttacgcAACGCAGCTGCAGAAAAACTGCAATAAAATGTGAAAACCCAAAGCCAATGCCACCAGCTGTGCCTGTTCAGAAGTGGCTATTTTCCATAGCGCAatctacacatacatgcatacatacacacacacaatacaTGCACATTTATAGAATCTCTTACAcgcattttgttattaaaaaaaattttaaattacacaGAAATACATCCACTAAAGCATCTCTCATCTATTCCTTACGCTAAACTTCCCtgcaaacacttttttatttatttacagtatcaaatatttattttactttaaaatattgttaaatattaattatactcGAATATTGCTTGAACCATTTTTGAGCGcattggaaataataaaaaatgttttatggtttcatttcttatttttctacCCGTTTGACCGAAATCTGTCATATTTTTTCactgtcaataaaaaaatacgtaaaataaatatgtttaagtttaaatattactATATAAGCGAAATAAAacagttatttattaaaaaagttgtttattataatttactatttattttattatttattgtacaataatttataacgcataaaaataaaacaatcgaagCTTTTGAAGCTTTTAACATCGCTTTTTTGTTAgtgttttttcatatttatcttcttaaatttttataaatacagtatacattttatttttactactactagatattatttcatttttttgtttttgtattttctcattttctcataatattaatttcattgcattgatttaacaatttattctttattttctactattattttccttttattgaaatgtgttacatttcttgtttgttttttttttttgtgattttgtaGCATTTTTTGCTAAGTAACATATTTTTGCTCAActaaaacaacaactacaaacttacaattatataacaaatatgTGTGTTAAAGTTTTCTGCATTAGCATTTAGTTTAAATCTTTCATaagggaatatatatatatatatttttttttgaattttttcttcattttaatatGATTGCAATTAAAAAGagattaataaaaagaattcaTCTATAACAAAGAATGTTGAATAAATTACATATACAACTTCTAAAATAAAGTTCGGAATTTTCTATGTGGCGAATTTTGCTAACAAAGGCTTCGGTGTTGTGTATCAGGCGCGATAGTATGGGTGATGTGGCTGTATGTAGTTGTAAACCAATGGCCGCCTCACGCCCACTCCAGCTGCTGCTGCAAAATGAatgagaaaaagagaaaattgtaTTCACATACCAGAATGTgcagtaaagaaataaaattcttgCTTAAGCAATTTGAGTTGGAATTCAAGTTATCACTGCTTAGAAAAATAtggaacaataaataaaatgtttgaaaagccttaaaatataggATACCTCAGCACGCTTTGTACATTACTTAGAACTCTCTTGGTCGCAGTCCGCACTAGTCTTATAATAATAAGCAAagattacaaatttaaaaattaaaaacaaatgtttaccTGAGCGATTTTTGCTGATTTCTCATTAGAGAAGCAGCTAGTGACGTtaaaataatcataaaattacagtgtgtgtcagaagaaaagaaccggttttttcttgtaacttcaagatataagAACACATAATAAATCATTTCCTTTTGTTTGCACTATAAagcaatttacatatttacatacttataattttgattccTCATAAACAAATTAATGCTGATAgtccaaattaatattaactaaAGTTTAGCTTTCATTCCACTATAAAAATGCGatcaacatatttacataattacTATTTGATTTCTCATAAACAAATTAACGCtgataattcaatttaatattaactTTCGCAATCAGAATTTCCCACAGGTGAATTCTTCATAAGTTTTGctaaattacatttttgcatTTCCTGCCTCACAATCAAAGTTGCAACCAATTCCACGAATTGGCGCAACAAGCCAAATATTGGTTATCAAGTTACTGCACACTAGgctgggtcgatttgtggggaggcaaaaaaatcgcccattgctttgtgaaaatcatattctagggatcaaaataagaaactttgccgaaggaaccatacctctaaaccgaattctgatgtcccccaatttgggtcgaactttttagtttcttttctcatgtaaaggccaaaaatggtgatattttgaaatgattgtatggggaacctcccaggggagttccagggggtgtgccactggcatgggtggatcggccgtccaaagttagtgggggtcgatcATACATTTGGTCTCGAttggacatcagaattcgttttagaggtatggttccttcggcaaagtttcttattttgatctctagaatacgattttcacagagcaatgagcgatttttaaatcgacccgccctactgcaCACGCATGCGGTAAAACGCTATATCTTCTGCTAAATGCTTACGCCTGCGTCTGGCTTATTTAGTGCaagcaattgttgttgcttttaataattaaaatctgTTTAAACGAGAAAGAATTAGAAGTCAGCCCTCAGTCCACATTCTGCAGTGCTTCGATCAGGTTAATTTGAAGAATAAATTTGccttacatatattattttatatttcgttctgctttttgctgcgtaatagtcccacacAGGGGCTACGATGCCattgctaactcaggttagtgtcgttcgaaattTTTCCGTACacgcaaccaaaaaaaaatgagtgagaagtacgcgaagcgttttgagccggtatttttatgcacgcattcgaaacggccgaaattatcttacgccgcggcttcaaaagcaattaaaaaacaaaaaagtttgttgtgatgtgaaaTCAGaggtataaagtgtacaaaaatgttgatgacttttccgagcgcggcttgaagcgagtgtcgacaaaaaagcagaataaagtggtcttccaactttttaagcgggagccttctttgtgactaactatgccaagcacgatcagttcttgctaaaaagggaatagatatgAGTATCAATATCATCGAACGTCgtctgaaggaggcgaacatttCCTAcggtcccacatcatcaaaattaCTGCTCTTAGAAAaatacattgagaaacaacaaaacaagcaaatggCGTCACTGTAATGAACTGGCCTTcacagtccccagacgccagccccattgaaaatgtgtaggGAGCTATGAAAacacatcttgccggaaggccagtccatgatttaacgcaaatcgtgcgtcaagttcgcaaaatctagtcctgtttgtcggtGAGCTACGCAAAAAAGCTGGTTGAAAGCATGAAGAACATGCCACTCTCTACTCGACAACGAAGAgaactacacggcttattgagtaattacgACTCGTAATTTTGTACattctttcatgtaaaaaaaattttatatatatattttttatacttcatgaatagtcgcggttcctttttcctGACATGGACTGTAGCTAAAAACTGAGCTTCCCTATTTTTGGTTAAGTGATAAGACTGTGTGAAATGATCGAAAAATCCActattcgaatctcggtgaaatgaagaaaaacattttttctaatagcggtcgccactcgacaggcaatggcaaacctccgagtgtatttctgccatgaaaaagctcctcataaaaaaaatatctgccgttcggggtcggcttgaaacagtactcgtaggtccctccatttgtggaataacaaaaAGACGTACATGACAAATATGAGGAGGGCTTtatcaaacatccaaaaagggggtacgcgccaattttttaTCCTAAGATCTTCCGATAAAAATGTCCCGCATTCCCAAGCATATTCCGGTATTCTTAAAATGTGAGGTCAATGCCTGAAAATCCTGTTGGTTGGCAAGGAGTATattttgagaaacaacaaagccATTTCCATTATTATATAATAgttttttcattattgggcgcgcaatgtaaaaggcaaccctcgtagtAGGAGTTTTGCGGCCACTAGTTAAGAATCTGATATCagattctaaaaatttaaaacggcGGACGAGTTTTTACGAACGAATTGATCTGGAACTCTTCACTCAAAAGCTTTCGCTGATCATTACTTCTACTTATCAGAAAAGTTAATATTAATAGTTTAAGCTTACTAGTGCTAGGTTTAACTTTTACGACTTGTGCCTATTTTGACAcggtaaataaaacaaaaattagtttctcGCTAGATCTTCAATTTAAGCGCTCTCTTAAGGGGCTGGTGGTCCTTAATTAAGCAGAAAcagagaaaaattattattaaaaaattatataaatttggaAGTGTTCGATGCAGTCATTCCGATgtaaaattatatcaaaatagtttattattaggtgcgcaactaagtacccgctgtttgtcaatagatgccgccaccAGTGTGTGccagtcgattctaacataaccttaacatcataaaccaagcttagacatatggtaaacaaactgcttcgacacattagtgattttgtgattttgttttttatcatatacttttggttttgtgaaaatgtctgattttgtgccgaataatcgtcatttgcgggaagtgttgattttcctctttcattcgaaaaaaacggcggctgaagcgcatcgacagctacaaaaagtttatggagatgctgctttaagtgaaaaagaaacaacgtgccgagattggttccgtcgcttcaaagacggtgattttaatgttgacgaccgccCGCGTGAAGGAATTCCAAAAATCTTCGaatacgctgaattggaggcattgctcaatgaggatccatgtcaaaggcaagaagagcttgcttcaatattaggagttacccgccaatccatttccaagcgattgtatgctttgggaatgattcagaaacagggaacttgggttccttataaattaaaaccaatggatgttgaacgtcgttttttcgcctgtgaacaactgctccagcggcaaaaaaggaaggggttttCTTCAtggcatcgtgacgggtgatgaaaaatagattaattacagcaatccaaagaaaagaaagtcatggtgactgcccggtcatgcttctacgccgtcgcctcggccgaatattcacgctgcgaaggttctgtatgctatgtatttggtgagaccaagttgttgttatttattatgaactgttaaaaccaagcgaaaccatcactggggatcggtatcgacttccattgatgcgattgagccgagcactgcgcaagAAGCGGGCGCAAtgcgcggagaggcatgaaaaagtgattctacagtatGACAACGGTCGGCTTCACGTTGCCGAACCCGTttaaacctacctggaaacactaaaatgggaaatcctaccccacccgccatgttcttcagatattgcgccgtccgattatcacctgttccgatcgatggcacatggtctagctgaccagcagttccattcatatgaagacatcaaaaaatggcttgatccgtggatagcctcaaaagataaaGTTGTACCGCGACGGTaaacgagatc harbors:
- the LOC128860029 gene encoding uncharacterized protein LOC128860029; translated protein: MKALISFGVITLLMVISVRATPAISSSENSIPIMNRNQLEEGFLRKLNIKCSQRDNHSCMMLKLIVYMNRIFKKSSIEINENLKVSQNRDIDSIPDDPDDDLLLARSIESDDETLGLLVAGKIWKFIRSRTLRYKFSDNADFVLTTEPKGNLNFGVSVSPVDALEEGRGKMKNMGPMLMVMMAKAGMVGAIMLKGLFLLAGKALIVSKIALLLSVIIALKKLLSQKKHVVEIPHHDTYSSGWARALDGFIEGMAEVPAQIIAQEAQDMAYNGQMPTKEIH